In the genome of Paenibacillus pabuli, one region contains:
- a CDS encoding SDR family oxidoreductase, with amino-acid sequence MAITYANPLTEYEGKKVLVTGGTKGMGEAIAKRFASAGATVLTTARSMPTDLADPNLFVQADLATKEGVEKVVQAVKDRFGSIDIVVNNVGGNNTPPGGFLAASDEHWIESLNWNLLAAVRLDRGLIPLMLEQGKGVIIHISSIQRVLPLIESTIPYAAAKAALSNYSKSLSKEFSPKGIRVNRVSPGFIQTTAADAMMENIAQVTGSFESALQSVMDALGGIPIGRPGYPEEVGELVAFLASDRAASITGAEYVIDGGTVPTV; translated from the coding sequence AAAAGGAATGGGTGAAGCGATCGCTAAAAGATTTGCCTCAGCTGGAGCGACAGTTTTAACGACTGCACGCTCGATGCCAACTGATCTGGCCGATCCAAATTTGTTTGTACAAGCAGATTTAGCTACCAAAGAAGGCGTCGAGAAAGTTGTTCAAGCTGTTAAAGATCGCTTCGGTAGCATTGATATTGTGGTCAACAATGTTGGAGGAAATAATACACCTCCCGGCGGTTTTCTTGCAGCAAGTGACGAACATTGGATTGAATCTTTGAACTGGAACCTTCTAGCGGCCGTTCGGTTGGATCGTGGATTGATTCCATTGATGCTTGAACAAGGAAAGGGCGTCATTATTCACATTTCGTCAATCCAAAGAGTTTTACCTTTGATCGAGTCAACGATCCCTTATGCTGCAGCAAAAGCGGCTTTGAGTAACTACAGTAAGAGCTTATCTAAAGAATTTTCTCCAAAAGGAATCCGGGTTAACCGTGTATCGCCAGGGTTTATCCAAACGACAGCTGCTGACGCTATGATGGAGAATATTGCTCAGGTGACAGGAAGCTTTGAAAGTGCGCTCCAGTCGGTTATGGATGCCCTTGGAGGTATTCCAATTGGACGTCCTGGATATCCAGAAGAAGTTGGTGAGCTTGTGGCGTTCCTTGCTTCTGATCGTGCTGCATCAATTACCGGTGCCGAATATGTAATCGATGGAGGAACTGTCCCTACAGTTTAA